In Lagenorhynchus albirostris chromosome 14, mLagAlb1.1, whole genome shotgun sequence, one DNA window encodes the following:
- the ARVCF gene encoding splicing regulator ARVCF isoform X8 → MPAELRQEQSPGSQASLAMMPEAPEVLEETVTVEEDPGTPTSHVSIVTSEDGTTRRTETKVTKTVKTVTTRTVRQVPVGPDGLPLLDGGHPLGPFTDGPLDRHFLLRGGGPAATLSRTCLGSGGGFPDEPRDVPSYGSLSRGLGVRPPRGGPLGPGPGDGCFTLPSRREAFPAGPEPGPPAGRSQPERFQAEPYGLEDDTRSLAAEDEGGPELEADCGTAARRRPDCGRGLRTRAYEDVADDGGELMEERPPFPATTAPLAQPEHGSLGSLDRAVRRSPSVDSARKEPRWRDPELPEVLAMLRHPVDPVKANAAAYLQHLCFENEGVKRRVRQLRGLPLLVALLDHPRAEVRRRACGALRNLSYGRDADNKAAIRDCGGVPALVRLLRAARDSEVRELVTGTLWNLSSYEPLKMVIIDHGLQTLTHEVIVPHSGWEPEPNEDSKPRDAEWTTVFKNTSGCLRNVSSDGAEARRRLRECEGLVDALLHALQSAVGRKDTDNKSVENCVCIVRNLSYHVHKEVPGADRYQEAEPRPPGSAMGAQRRRREDAGCFGGKKAKGKRDGEMDRNFDTLDLPKRTEAAKGFELLYQPEVVRLYLSLLTESRNFNTLEAAAGALQNLSAGNWVWATYIRATVRKERGLPVLVELLQSETDKVVRAVAIALRNLSLDRRNKDLIGSYAMAELVRNVRSAQAPARPGACLEEDTVVAVLNTIHEIVSDSLDNARSLLQARGVPALVALGASSQSVREAKAASHVLQTVWSYKELRGALQRDGWTKARFQSGSANAKGPKAPPSPGGLDDSTLPLVDKSLDGEKPGSRDMIPMEALGPDGYSAVDRRECRARGSEPAGEASEKESLKGLGPAVCS, encoded by the exons ATGCCGGCCGAACTCAGACAG GAGCAGAGCCCGGGCAGCCAGGCCTCTTTGGCCATGATGCCGGAGGCGCCTGAGGTGCTGGAGGAGACAGTGACGGTGGAGGAGGACCCTGGCACCCCCACCTCCCATGTGTCCATCGTCACATCGGAAGATGGCACCACTCGTCGCACTGAGACCAAG GTCACCAAGACAGTCAAGACGGTGACCACTCGAACAGTGCGCCAGGTGCCCGTGGGCCCTGATGGCCTCCCCCTGCTGGACGGTGGCCACCCACTGGGCCCCTTCACTGATGGCCCCCTGGACCGACACTTCCTGCTGCGCGGGGGTGGCCCGGCAGCCACTCTCTCCCGCACCTGCCTTGGCAGCGGAGGCGGCTTTCCTGACGAGCCCCGCGACGTCCCCAGCTATGGCAGCCTGTCCCGCGGGCTGGGTGTGCGGCCTCCGCGCGGAGGCCCCCTGGGCCCAGGCCCTGGTGATGGCTGCTTCACGCTGCCCAGCCGCCGGGAGGCCTTCCCCGCGGGCCCTGAGCCTGGGCCACCAGCCGGCCGCTCCCAGCCCGAGCGGTTCCAGGCAGAGCCGTATGGCTTGGAGGACGACACTCGCAGCCTGGCTGCTGAGGACGAGGGGGGCCCGGAGCTGGAGGCTGACTGTGGCACAGCCGCACGGAGGAGGCCAGACTGTGGGCGGGGCCTGCGCACCAG GGCCTACGAGGACGTGGCGGACGATGGCGGTGAGCTGATGGAGGAGCGGCCCCCCTTCCCAGCCACGACGGCGCCCCTGGCCCAGCCAGAACATGGCAGCCTGGGCAGCCTGGACCGGGCAGTGCGGCGCTCACCCTCGGTGGACAGTGCCCGCAAGGAGCCGCGCTGGCGGGACCCCGAGCTGCCCGAGGTGCTGGCCATGCTGCGGCACCCCGTGGACCCCGTGAAGGCCAACGCGGCCGCCTACCTGCAGCACCTGTGCTTTGAGAACGAGGGTGTCAAGCGCCGCGTGCGGCAGCTGCGGGGGCTGCCGCTGCTTGTGGCCCTGCTGGACCACCCGCGGGCGGAGGTGCGGCGCCGGGCCTGTGGGGCACTGCGGAACCTCTCGTATGGCAGGGATGCTGACAACAAGGCCGCCATCCGGGACTGCGGCGGAGTGCCTGCCCTGGTGCGCCTGCTGCGGGCTGCCCGGGACAGCGAGGTCCGCGAGCTCGTCACAG GCACACTCTGGAACCTGTCGTCCTACGAACCCCTGAAGATGGTCATCATTGACCACGGCCTGCAGACGCTGACCCATGAGGTCATTGTGCCACACTCGGGCTGGGAGCCAGAGCCCAACGAAGACTCCAAGCCACGGGATGCTGAGTGGACGACTGTCTTCAAGAACACATCAGGCTGCTTGAG GAATGTGAGCTCAGATGGTGCAGAGGCCCGGCGGCGACTCCGTGAGTGTGAGGGGCTGGTGGACGCACTCCTGCACGCCCTGCAGTCGGCCGTGGGCAGGAAGGACACGGACAACAAG TCAGTGGAGAACTGCGTGTGCATCGTGCGGAACCTCTCCTACCACGTGCACAAGGAGGTGCCGGGGGCTGACAGGTACCAGGAGGCCGAGCCCAGGCCCCCGGGCAGTGCCATGGGTGCCCAGCGCCGGAGGAGGGAGGACGCCGGCTGCTTTGGTGGCAAGAAGGCCAAAG GGAAGAGGGATGGTGAGATGGACCGGAACTTTGACACTCTGGACCTACCCAAGCGGACTGAGGCTGCCAAAG GCTTCGAGCTGCTGTACCAGCCCGAGGTAGTGCGTCTCTACCTGTCCCTCCTGACGGAGAGTCGGAACTTCAACACTCTGGAGGCCGCAGCCGGTGCCCTGCAGAACCTCAGTGCCGGCAACTGGGTG TGGGCCACGTACATCCGCGCCACAGTGCGCAAGGAGCGCGGGCTGCCGGTGCTGGTGGAGCTGCTGCAGTCGGAGACCGACAAGGTGGTGCGCGCCGTCGCCATCGCCCTGCGCAACCTCTCGCTGGACCGGCGCAACAAGGACCTCATCG GGAGCTACGCCATGGCCGAGCTCGTGCGAAATGTGCGCAGCGCGCAGGCACCTGCGCGGCCCGGGGCCTGTCTGGAGGAGGACACAGTGGTGGCCGTGCTCAACACCATCCATGAGATCGTGTCTGACAGCCTGGACAACGCGCGCTCGCTGCTGCAGGCCCGCGGCGTGCCTGCGCTGGTGGCACTTGGCGCCtccag CCAATCGGTGCGCGAGGCGAAGGCCgcatcccacgtgctgcagacgGTGTGGAGTTACAAGGAGCTGCGTGGTGCTCTGCAGAGGGACGGCTGGACCAAGGCGCGCTTCCAG TCGGGTTCTGCTAATGCCAAGGGCCCCAAGGCACCACCGAGTCCCGGAGGCTTGGACGATAGCACACTGCCGCTGGTGGACAAGAGCCTGG ACGGTGAGAAACCAGGCAGCCGGGACATGATCCCCATGGAGGCACTTGGCCCAG ATGGATACTCCGCCGTTGACCGGAGGGAGTGCAGGGCTCGAGGCAGTGAGCCTGCAGGGGAGGCCTCTGAGAAGGAATCGTTGAAA ggCCTGGGCCCAGCCGTTTGCTCTTAG
- the ARVCF gene encoding splicing regulator ARVCF isoform X6 gives MPAELRQEQSPGSQASLAMMPEAPEVLEETVTVEEDPGTPTSHVSIVTSEDGTTRRTETKVTKTVKTVTTRTVRQVPVGPDGLPLLDGGHPLGPFTDGPLDRHFLLRGGGPAATLSRTCLGSGGGFPDEPRDVPSYGSLSRGLGVRPPRGGPLGPGPGDGCFTLPSRREAFPAGPEPGPPAGRSQPERFQAEPYGLEDDTRSLAAEDEGGPELEADCGTAARRRPDCGRGLRTRAYEDVADDGGELMEERPPFPATTAPLAQPEHGSLGSLDRAVRRSPSVDSARKEPRWRDPELPEVLAMLRHPVDPVKANAAAYLQHLCFENEGVKRRVRQLRGLPLLVALLDHPRAEVRRRACGALRNLSYGRDADNKAAIRDCGGVPALVRLLRAARDSEVRELVTGTLWNLSSYEPLKMVIIDHGLQTLTHEVIVPHSGWEPEPNEDSKPRDAEWTTVFKNTSGCLRNVSSDGAEARRRLRECEGLVDALLHALQSAVGRKDTDNKSVENCVCIVRNLSYHVHKEVPGADRYQEAEPRPPGSAMGAQRRRREDAGCFGGKKAKGKRDGEMDRNFDTLDLPKRTEAAKGFELLYQPEVVRLYLSLLTESRNFNTLEAAAGALQNLSAGNWVWATYIRATVRKERGLPVLVELLQSETDKVVRAVAIALRNLSLDRRNKDLIGSYAMAELVRNVRSAQAPARPGACLEEDTVVAVLNTIHEIVSDSLDNARSLLQARGVPALVALGASSQSVREAKAASHVLQTVWSYKELRGALQRDGWTKARFQSGSANAKGPKAPPSPGGLDDSTLPLVDKSLDGEKPGSRDMIPMEALGPDGYSAVDRRECRARGSEPAGEASEKESLKPDPGRKVPPPGPSRPAVRLVDAVGDAKPQPVDSWV, from the exons ATGCCGGCCGAACTCAGACAG GAGCAGAGCCCGGGCAGCCAGGCCTCTTTGGCCATGATGCCGGAGGCGCCTGAGGTGCTGGAGGAGACAGTGACGGTGGAGGAGGACCCTGGCACCCCCACCTCCCATGTGTCCATCGTCACATCGGAAGATGGCACCACTCGTCGCACTGAGACCAAG GTCACCAAGACAGTCAAGACGGTGACCACTCGAACAGTGCGCCAGGTGCCCGTGGGCCCTGATGGCCTCCCCCTGCTGGACGGTGGCCACCCACTGGGCCCCTTCACTGATGGCCCCCTGGACCGACACTTCCTGCTGCGCGGGGGTGGCCCGGCAGCCACTCTCTCCCGCACCTGCCTTGGCAGCGGAGGCGGCTTTCCTGACGAGCCCCGCGACGTCCCCAGCTATGGCAGCCTGTCCCGCGGGCTGGGTGTGCGGCCTCCGCGCGGAGGCCCCCTGGGCCCAGGCCCTGGTGATGGCTGCTTCACGCTGCCCAGCCGCCGGGAGGCCTTCCCCGCGGGCCCTGAGCCTGGGCCACCAGCCGGCCGCTCCCAGCCCGAGCGGTTCCAGGCAGAGCCGTATGGCTTGGAGGACGACACTCGCAGCCTGGCTGCTGAGGACGAGGGGGGCCCGGAGCTGGAGGCTGACTGTGGCACAGCCGCACGGAGGAGGCCAGACTGTGGGCGGGGCCTGCGCACCAG GGCCTACGAGGACGTGGCGGACGATGGCGGTGAGCTGATGGAGGAGCGGCCCCCCTTCCCAGCCACGACGGCGCCCCTGGCCCAGCCAGAACATGGCAGCCTGGGCAGCCTGGACCGGGCAGTGCGGCGCTCACCCTCGGTGGACAGTGCCCGCAAGGAGCCGCGCTGGCGGGACCCCGAGCTGCCCGAGGTGCTGGCCATGCTGCGGCACCCCGTGGACCCCGTGAAGGCCAACGCGGCCGCCTACCTGCAGCACCTGTGCTTTGAGAACGAGGGTGTCAAGCGCCGCGTGCGGCAGCTGCGGGGGCTGCCGCTGCTTGTGGCCCTGCTGGACCACCCGCGGGCGGAGGTGCGGCGCCGGGCCTGTGGGGCACTGCGGAACCTCTCGTATGGCAGGGATGCTGACAACAAGGCCGCCATCCGGGACTGCGGCGGAGTGCCTGCCCTGGTGCGCCTGCTGCGGGCTGCCCGGGACAGCGAGGTCCGCGAGCTCGTCACAG GCACACTCTGGAACCTGTCGTCCTACGAACCCCTGAAGATGGTCATCATTGACCACGGCCTGCAGACGCTGACCCATGAGGTCATTGTGCCACACTCGGGCTGGGAGCCAGAGCCCAACGAAGACTCCAAGCCACGGGATGCTGAGTGGACGACTGTCTTCAAGAACACATCAGGCTGCTTGAG GAATGTGAGCTCAGATGGTGCAGAGGCCCGGCGGCGACTCCGTGAGTGTGAGGGGCTGGTGGACGCACTCCTGCACGCCCTGCAGTCGGCCGTGGGCAGGAAGGACACGGACAACAAG TCAGTGGAGAACTGCGTGTGCATCGTGCGGAACCTCTCCTACCACGTGCACAAGGAGGTGCCGGGGGCTGACAGGTACCAGGAGGCCGAGCCCAGGCCCCCGGGCAGTGCCATGGGTGCCCAGCGCCGGAGGAGGGAGGACGCCGGCTGCTTTGGTGGCAAGAAGGCCAAAG GGAAGAGGGATGGTGAGATGGACCGGAACTTTGACACTCTGGACCTACCCAAGCGGACTGAGGCTGCCAAAG GCTTCGAGCTGCTGTACCAGCCCGAGGTAGTGCGTCTCTACCTGTCCCTCCTGACGGAGAGTCGGAACTTCAACACTCTGGAGGCCGCAGCCGGTGCCCTGCAGAACCTCAGTGCCGGCAACTGGGTG TGGGCCACGTACATCCGCGCCACAGTGCGCAAGGAGCGCGGGCTGCCGGTGCTGGTGGAGCTGCTGCAGTCGGAGACCGACAAGGTGGTGCGCGCCGTCGCCATCGCCCTGCGCAACCTCTCGCTGGACCGGCGCAACAAGGACCTCATCG GGAGCTACGCCATGGCCGAGCTCGTGCGAAATGTGCGCAGCGCGCAGGCACCTGCGCGGCCCGGGGCCTGTCTGGAGGAGGACACAGTGGTGGCCGTGCTCAACACCATCCATGAGATCGTGTCTGACAGCCTGGACAACGCGCGCTCGCTGCTGCAGGCCCGCGGCGTGCCTGCGCTGGTGGCACTTGGCGCCtccag CCAATCGGTGCGCGAGGCGAAGGCCgcatcccacgtgctgcagacgGTGTGGAGTTACAAGGAGCTGCGTGGTGCTCTGCAGAGGGACGGCTGGACCAAGGCGCGCTTCCAG TCGGGTTCTGCTAATGCCAAGGGCCCCAAGGCACCACCGAGTCCCGGAGGCTTGGACGATAGCACACTGCCGCTGGTGGACAAGAGCCTGG ACGGTGAGAAACCAGGCAGCCGGGACATGATCCCCATGGAGGCACTTGGCCCAG ATGGATACTCCGCCGTTGACCGGAGGGAGTGCAGGGCTCGAGGCAGTGAGCCTGCAGGGGAGGCCTCTGAGAAGGAATCGTTGAAA CCCGACCCCGGCAGGAAGGTTCCTCCTCCCGGGCCCAGCAGACCCGCAGTCAGGCTGGTGGACGCCGTGGGGGACGCTAAGCCTCAGCCTGTTGACTCCTGGGTCTAG
- the ARVCF gene encoding splicing regulator ARVCF isoform X5: MPAELRQEQSPGSQASLAMMPEAPEVLEETVTVEEDPGTPTSHVSIVTSEDGTTRRTETKVTKTVKTVTTRTVRQVPVGPDGLPLLDGGHPLGPFTDGPLDRHFLLRGGGPAATLSRTCLGSGGGFPDEPRDVPSYGSLSRGLGVRPPRGGPLGPGPGDGCFTLPSRREAFPAGPEPGPPAGRSQPERFQAEPYGLEDDTRSLAAEDEGGPELEADCGTAARRRPDCGRGLRTRAYEDVADDGGELMEERPPFPATTAPLAQPEHGSLGSLDRAVRRSPSVDSARKEPRWRDPELPEVLAMLRHPVDPVKANAAAYLQHLCFENEGVKRRVRQLRGLPLLVALLDHPRAEVRRRACGALRNLSYGRDADNKAAIRDCGGVPALVRLLRAARDSEVRELVTGTLWNLSSYEPLKMVIIDHGLQTLTHEVIVPHSGWEPEPNEDSKPRDAEWTTVFKNTSGCLRNVSSDGAEARRRLRECEGLVDALLHALQSAVGRKDTDNKSVENCVCIVRNLSYHVHKEVPGADRYQEAEPRPPGSAMGAQRRRREDAGCFGGKKAKEEWFHEGKRDGEMDRNFDTLDLPKRTEAAKGFELLYQPEVVRLYLSLLTESRNFNTLEAAAGALQNLSAGNWVWATYIRATVRKERGLPVLVELLQSETDKVVRAVAIALRNLSLDRRNKDLIGSYAMAELVRNVRSAQAPARPGACLEEDTVVAVLNTIHEIVSDSLDNARSLLQARGVPALVALGASSQSVREAKAASHVLQTVWSYKELRGALQRDGWTKARFQSGSANAKGPKAPPSPGGLDDSTLPLVDKSLDGEKPGSRDMIPMEALGPDGYSAVDRRECRARGSEPAGEASEKESLKPDPGRKVPPPGPSRPAVRLVDAVGDAKPQPVDSWV; encoded by the exons ATGCCGGCCGAACTCAGACAG GAGCAGAGCCCGGGCAGCCAGGCCTCTTTGGCCATGATGCCGGAGGCGCCTGAGGTGCTGGAGGAGACAGTGACGGTGGAGGAGGACCCTGGCACCCCCACCTCCCATGTGTCCATCGTCACATCGGAAGATGGCACCACTCGTCGCACTGAGACCAAG GTCACCAAGACAGTCAAGACGGTGACCACTCGAACAGTGCGCCAGGTGCCCGTGGGCCCTGATGGCCTCCCCCTGCTGGACGGTGGCCACCCACTGGGCCCCTTCACTGATGGCCCCCTGGACCGACACTTCCTGCTGCGCGGGGGTGGCCCGGCAGCCACTCTCTCCCGCACCTGCCTTGGCAGCGGAGGCGGCTTTCCTGACGAGCCCCGCGACGTCCCCAGCTATGGCAGCCTGTCCCGCGGGCTGGGTGTGCGGCCTCCGCGCGGAGGCCCCCTGGGCCCAGGCCCTGGTGATGGCTGCTTCACGCTGCCCAGCCGCCGGGAGGCCTTCCCCGCGGGCCCTGAGCCTGGGCCACCAGCCGGCCGCTCCCAGCCCGAGCGGTTCCAGGCAGAGCCGTATGGCTTGGAGGACGACACTCGCAGCCTGGCTGCTGAGGACGAGGGGGGCCCGGAGCTGGAGGCTGACTGTGGCACAGCCGCACGGAGGAGGCCAGACTGTGGGCGGGGCCTGCGCACCAG GGCCTACGAGGACGTGGCGGACGATGGCGGTGAGCTGATGGAGGAGCGGCCCCCCTTCCCAGCCACGACGGCGCCCCTGGCCCAGCCAGAACATGGCAGCCTGGGCAGCCTGGACCGGGCAGTGCGGCGCTCACCCTCGGTGGACAGTGCCCGCAAGGAGCCGCGCTGGCGGGACCCCGAGCTGCCCGAGGTGCTGGCCATGCTGCGGCACCCCGTGGACCCCGTGAAGGCCAACGCGGCCGCCTACCTGCAGCACCTGTGCTTTGAGAACGAGGGTGTCAAGCGCCGCGTGCGGCAGCTGCGGGGGCTGCCGCTGCTTGTGGCCCTGCTGGACCACCCGCGGGCGGAGGTGCGGCGCCGGGCCTGTGGGGCACTGCGGAACCTCTCGTATGGCAGGGATGCTGACAACAAGGCCGCCATCCGGGACTGCGGCGGAGTGCCTGCCCTGGTGCGCCTGCTGCGGGCTGCCCGGGACAGCGAGGTCCGCGAGCTCGTCACAG GCACACTCTGGAACCTGTCGTCCTACGAACCCCTGAAGATGGTCATCATTGACCACGGCCTGCAGACGCTGACCCATGAGGTCATTGTGCCACACTCGGGCTGGGAGCCAGAGCCCAACGAAGACTCCAAGCCACGGGATGCTGAGTGGACGACTGTCTTCAAGAACACATCAGGCTGCTTGAG GAATGTGAGCTCAGATGGTGCAGAGGCCCGGCGGCGACTCCGTGAGTGTGAGGGGCTGGTGGACGCACTCCTGCACGCCCTGCAGTCGGCCGTGGGCAGGAAGGACACGGACAACAAG TCAGTGGAGAACTGCGTGTGCATCGTGCGGAACCTCTCCTACCACGTGCACAAGGAGGTGCCGGGGGCTGACAGGTACCAGGAGGCCGAGCCCAGGCCCCCGGGCAGTGCCATGGGTGCCCAGCGCCGGAGGAGGGAGGACGCCGGCTGCTTTGGTGGCAAGAAGGCCAAAG AAGAGTGGTTCCATGAAG GGAAGAGGGATGGTGAGATGGACCGGAACTTTGACACTCTGGACCTACCCAAGCGGACTGAGGCTGCCAAAG GCTTCGAGCTGCTGTACCAGCCCGAGGTAGTGCGTCTCTACCTGTCCCTCCTGACGGAGAGTCGGAACTTCAACACTCTGGAGGCCGCAGCCGGTGCCCTGCAGAACCTCAGTGCCGGCAACTGGGTG TGGGCCACGTACATCCGCGCCACAGTGCGCAAGGAGCGCGGGCTGCCGGTGCTGGTGGAGCTGCTGCAGTCGGAGACCGACAAGGTGGTGCGCGCCGTCGCCATCGCCCTGCGCAACCTCTCGCTGGACCGGCGCAACAAGGACCTCATCG GGAGCTACGCCATGGCCGAGCTCGTGCGAAATGTGCGCAGCGCGCAGGCACCTGCGCGGCCCGGGGCCTGTCTGGAGGAGGACACAGTGGTGGCCGTGCTCAACACCATCCATGAGATCGTGTCTGACAGCCTGGACAACGCGCGCTCGCTGCTGCAGGCCCGCGGCGTGCCTGCGCTGGTGGCACTTGGCGCCtccag CCAATCGGTGCGCGAGGCGAAGGCCgcatcccacgtgctgcagacgGTGTGGAGTTACAAGGAGCTGCGTGGTGCTCTGCAGAGGGACGGCTGGACCAAGGCGCGCTTCCAG TCGGGTTCTGCTAATGCCAAGGGCCCCAAGGCACCACCGAGTCCCGGAGGCTTGGACGATAGCACACTGCCGCTGGTGGACAAGAGCCTGG ACGGTGAGAAACCAGGCAGCCGGGACATGATCCCCATGGAGGCACTTGGCCCAG ATGGATACTCCGCCGTTGACCGGAGGGAGTGCAGGGCTCGAGGCAGTGAGCCTGCAGGGGAGGCCTCTGAGAAGGAATCGTTGAAA CCCGACCCCGGCAGGAAGGTTCCTCCTCCCGGGCCCAGCAGACCCGCAGTCAGGCTGGTGGACGCCGTGGGGGACGCTAAGCCTCAGCCTGTTGACTCCTGGGTCTAG
- the ARVCF gene encoding splicing regulator ARVCF isoform X3, with the protein MEDCNVHSAASILASVKEQEARFERLTRALEQERRHVALQLERAQQPGMGSSGVGSGQPLSMAWQQLVLQEQSPGSQASLAMMPEAPEVLEETVTVEEDPGTPTSHVSIVTSEDGTTRRTETKVTKTVKTVTTRTVRQVPVGPDGLPLLDGGHPLGPFTDGPLDRHFLLRGGGPAATLSRTCLGSGGGFPDEPRDVPSYGSLSRGLGVRPPRGGPLGPGPGDGCFTLPSRREAFPAGPEPGPPAGRSQPERFQAEPYGLEDDTRSLAAEDEGGPELEADCGTAARRRPDCGRGLRTRAYEDVADDGGELMEERPPFPATTAPLAQPEHGSLGSLDRAVRRSPSVDSARKEPRWRDPELPEVLAMLRHPVDPVKANAAAYLQHLCFENEGVKRRVRQLRGLPLLVALLDHPRAEVRRRACGALRNLSYGRDADNKAAIRDCGGVPALVRLLRAARDSEVRELVTGTLWNLSSYEPLKMVIIDHGLQTLTHEVIVPHSGWEPEPNEDSKPRDAEWTTVFKNTSGCLRNVSSDGAEARRRLRECEGLVDALLHALQSAVGRKDTDNKSVENCVCIVRNLSYHVHKEVPGADRYQEAEPRPPGSAMGAQRRRREDAGCFGGKKAKEEWFHEGKRDGEMDRNFDTLDLPKRTEAAKGFELLYQPEVVRLYLSLLTESRNFNTLEAAAGALQNLSAGNWVWATYIRATVRKERGLPVLVELLQSETDKVVRAVAIALRNLSLDRRNKDLIGSYAMAELVRNVRSAQAPARPGACLEEDTVVAVLNTIHEIVSDSLDNARSLLQARGVPALVALGASSQSVREAKAASHVLQTVWSYKELRGALQRDGWTKARFQSGSANAKGPKAPPSPGGLDDSTLPLVDKSLDGEKPGSRDMIPMEALGPDGYSAVDRRECRARGSEPAGEASEKESLKGLGPAVCS; encoded by the exons ATGGAGGACTGCAACGTGCACTCGGCTGCCAGCATCCTGGCCTCAGTGAAGGAGCAGGAGGCCCGCTTCGAGCGGCTGACACGGGCATTGGAGCAGGAACGGCGCCATGTTGCCCTGCAGCTGGAGCGTGCCCAGCAGCCTGGCATGGGCAGCAGTGGCGTGGGCAGTGGGCAGCCCTTGTCGATGGCCTGGCAACAGCTTGTCCTGCAG GAGCAGAGCCCGGGCAGCCAGGCCTCTTTGGCCATGATGCCGGAGGCGCCTGAGGTGCTGGAGGAGACAGTGACGGTGGAGGAGGACCCTGGCACCCCCACCTCCCATGTGTCCATCGTCACATCGGAAGATGGCACCACTCGTCGCACTGAGACCAAG GTCACCAAGACAGTCAAGACGGTGACCACTCGAACAGTGCGCCAGGTGCCCGTGGGCCCTGATGGCCTCCCCCTGCTGGACGGTGGCCACCCACTGGGCCCCTTCACTGATGGCCCCCTGGACCGACACTTCCTGCTGCGCGGGGGTGGCCCGGCAGCCACTCTCTCCCGCACCTGCCTTGGCAGCGGAGGCGGCTTTCCTGACGAGCCCCGCGACGTCCCCAGCTATGGCAGCCTGTCCCGCGGGCTGGGTGTGCGGCCTCCGCGCGGAGGCCCCCTGGGCCCAGGCCCTGGTGATGGCTGCTTCACGCTGCCCAGCCGCCGGGAGGCCTTCCCCGCGGGCCCTGAGCCTGGGCCACCAGCCGGCCGCTCCCAGCCCGAGCGGTTCCAGGCAGAGCCGTATGGCTTGGAGGACGACACTCGCAGCCTGGCTGCTGAGGACGAGGGGGGCCCGGAGCTGGAGGCTGACTGTGGCACAGCCGCACGGAGGAGGCCAGACTGTGGGCGGGGCCTGCGCACCAG GGCCTACGAGGACGTGGCGGACGATGGCGGTGAGCTGATGGAGGAGCGGCCCCCCTTCCCAGCCACGACGGCGCCCCTGGCCCAGCCAGAACATGGCAGCCTGGGCAGCCTGGACCGGGCAGTGCGGCGCTCACCCTCGGTGGACAGTGCCCGCAAGGAGCCGCGCTGGCGGGACCCCGAGCTGCCCGAGGTGCTGGCCATGCTGCGGCACCCCGTGGACCCCGTGAAGGCCAACGCGGCCGCCTACCTGCAGCACCTGTGCTTTGAGAACGAGGGTGTCAAGCGCCGCGTGCGGCAGCTGCGGGGGCTGCCGCTGCTTGTGGCCCTGCTGGACCACCCGCGGGCGGAGGTGCGGCGCCGGGCCTGTGGGGCACTGCGGAACCTCTCGTATGGCAGGGATGCTGACAACAAGGCCGCCATCCGGGACTGCGGCGGAGTGCCTGCCCTGGTGCGCCTGCTGCGGGCTGCCCGGGACAGCGAGGTCCGCGAGCTCGTCACAG GCACACTCTGGAACCTGTCGTCCTACGAACCCCTGAAGATGGTCATCATTGACCACGGCCTGCAGACGCTGACCCATGAGGTCATTGTGCCACACTCGGGCTGGGAGCCAGAGCCCAACGAAGACTCCAAGCCACGGGATGCTGAGTGGACGACTGTCTTCAAGAACACATCAGGCTGCTTGAG GAATGTGAGCTCAGATGGTGCAGAGGCCCGGCGGCGACTCCGTGAGTGTGAGGGGCTGGTGGACGCACTCCTGCACGCCCTGCAGTCGGCCGTGGGCAGGAAGGACACGGACAACAAG TCAGTGGAGAACTGCGTGTGCATCGTGCGGAACCTCTCCTACCACGTGCACAAGGAGGTGCCGGGGGCTGACAGGTACCAGGAGGCCGAGCCCAGGCCCCCGGGCAGTGCCATGGGTGCCCAGCGCCGGAGGAGGGAGGACGCCGGCTGCTTTGGTGGCAAGAAGGCCAAAG AAGAGTGGTTCCATGAAG GGAAGAGGGATGGTGAGATGGACCGGAACTTTGACACTCTGGACCTACCCAAGCGGACTGAGGCTGCCAAAG GCTTCGAGCTGCTGTACCAGCCCGAGGTAGTGCGTCTCTACCTGTCCCTCCTGACGGAGAGTCGGAACTTCAACACTCTGGAGGCCGCAGCCGGTGCCCTGCAGAACCTCAGTGCCGGCAACTGGGTG TGGGCCACGTACATCCGCGCCACAGTGCGCAAGGAGCGCGGGCTGCCGGTGCTGGTGGAGCTGCTGCAGTCGGAGACCGACAAGGTGGTGCGCGCCGTCGCCATCGCCCTGCGCAACCTCTCGCTGGACCGGCGCAACAAGGACCTCATCG GGAGCTACGCCATGGCCGAGCTCGTGCGAAATGTGCGCAGCGCGCAGGCACCTGCGCGGCCCGGGGCCTGTCTGGAGGAGGACACAGTGGTGGCCGTGCTCAACACCATCCATGAGATCGTGTCTGACAGCCTGGACAACGCGCGCTCGCTGCTGCAGGCCCGCGGCGTGCCTGCGCTGGTGGCACTTGGCGCCtccag CCAATCGGTGCGCGAGGCGAAGGCCgcatcccacgtgctgcagacgGTGTGGAGTTACAAGGAGCTGCGTGGTGCTCTGCAGAGGGACGGCTGGACCAAGGCGCGCTTCCAG TCGGGTTCTGCTAATGCCAAGGGCCCCAAGGCACCACCGAGTCCCGGAGGCTTGGACGATAGCACACTGCCGCTGGTGGACAAGAGCCTGG ACGGTGAGAAACCAGGCAGCCGGGACATGATCCCCATGGAGGCACTTGGCCCAG ATGGATACTCCGCCGTTGACCGGAGGGAGTGCAGGGCTCGAGGCAGTGAGCCTGCAGGGGAGGCCTCTGAGAAGGAATCGTTGAAA ggCCTGGGCCCAGCCGTTTGCTCTTAG